In Phormidium ambiguum IAM M-71, a genomic segment contains:
- a CDS encoding glutathione S-transferase family protein has product MGLGLLADGRWVSEREQEDSQGKFIRPATTFRHQITADGSNGFKAEAGRYHLYISWACPWAHRTAIMRKLKGLEDVISLSVVHPVIDQNSWEFSEEPGCIPDTVNGANYLWQIYLKADEKYEGRVTVPVLWDKQTGKIVNNESREIIKIFDTQFQDFAKSDWNFYPENLQEVIEQTIDKIYQPINNGVYRAGFATSQIAYEEGVTDLFNALDYWNEVLGKQRYLCGEQITEADWCMFTTLLRFDPVYYGHFKCNLRHIWDYANLWNYLKELYQIPGVKETCNLDHIKRHYYISHNKINPTRIVPKGPIIDLDSPHNRGTNSL; this is encoded by the coding sequence ATGGGATTGGGTTTACTCGCTGACGGTCGATGGGTATCCGAACGAGAACAAGAAGACTCTCAAGGCAAATTTATTCGTCCTGCAACTACTTTCCGCCACCAAATTACCGCTGATGGTTCTAACGGTTTTAAAGCAGAAGCAGGACGTTATCATTTGTATATTTCTTGGGCTTGTCCGTGGGCACATCGCACCGCGATTATGCGGAAATTGAAAGGTTTAGAAGATGTCATTAGTCTTTCAGTTGTACACCCAGTAATCGATCAAAACAGTTGGGAATTTTCCGAAGAACCTGGATGTATTCCCGACACCGTTAATGGCGCAAATTATCTTTGGCAAATCTATCTCAAGGCAGATGAAAAATACGAGGGACGAGTTACAGTTCCCGTACTTTGGGATAAGCAAACTGGGAAAATTGTCAATAATGAATCCAGGGAAATAATCAAAATATTTGATACGCAATTTCAAGATTTTGCTAAGTCGGATTGGAATTTTTATCCTGAGAATCTGCAAGAAGTAATTGAGCAAACGATCGACAAGATTTATCAACCAATTAATAACGGCGTTTATCGCGCCGGATTTGCCACTAGTCAAATCGCTTATGAAGAGGGTGTAACCGATTTATTTAACGCCCTTGATTACTGGAATGAAGTATTAGGAAAACAAAGATATTTGTGCGGCGAACAAATCACCGAAGCTGACTGGTGTATGTTCACTACTTTATTGCGCTTTGACCCAGTTTACTACGGTCATTTTAAATGCAATTTACGTCATATTTGGGATTATGCAAACCTCTGGAATTACCTGAAAGAACTTTATCAAATTCCCGGAGTTAAAGAAACTTGTAATCTCGACCACATCAAACGTCATTACTACATTAGTCACAACAAAATTAACCCTACTCGCATCGTTCCCAAAGGGCCGATTATTGACCTAGATTCACCACATAATCGCGGGACTAATTCATTGTAA